Proteins found in one Zea mays cultivar B73 chromosome 1, Zm-B73-REFERENCE-NAM-5.0, whole genome shotgun sequence genomic segment:
- the LOC109943760 gene encoding N-terminal acetyltransferase A complex auxiliary subunit NAA15, which yields MNWIGFAVAHHLNSDSSKAVEVLEAYEGTLEDDYPPENERYEHNEMLLYKYDRHFAAKYELGKEVGRGHFDYTCSRPPARET from the exons ATGAACTGGATTGGTTTTGCGGTTGCTCATCATTTGAATTCTGA TTCTTCCAAGGCAGTAGAAGTATTGGAGGCATACGAGGGAACACTGGAAGATGATTATCCTCCAGAGAATGAGCGATACGAACACAATGAAATGCTGCTGTATAAG TACGACCGCCACTTCGCCGCCAAGTACGAGCTGGGGAAGGAGGTGGGCCGCGGCCATTTCGACTACACCTGCTCGCGCCCGCCCGCAAGGGAGACATGA